One segment of Bacteroides caecimuris DNA contains the following:
- a CDS encoding TlpA disulfide reductase family protein, translating to MKNTLVATLLLASCGYLSYAQNNVIVKGQIKGVESGRLYMLAPVSENRVDTLGTALFQAPDFVLEGRCDEPVVAHIVVENYSGGFPFMAEPGGSYTALLTNGREAYIRGGKLQDAWTGYLKYSTEQRQKISAMKQRHQTLVAENKYRSASALNDSILLLEQQARKETYDFLGQHDDLITAHTYLENAQMRDAGAEQCRKMYESLGEGAKQTPSARILKERYERMEQTEKGRLAPDFTLTTPEGMEVTLSKVAGKVKILDFWASWCGPCRLNNPALKKAYEEYHDKGLEIISVSLDNKPERWKDAIAKDGLTWINVSSLKGWKCDVARLYSVSAVPAIFILNEENRIVATNLRGEKLAKYLEDNLK from the coding sequence ATGAAAAATACATTAGTGGCAACGTTGCTTTTGGCAAGTTGCGGATATCTGTCGTATGCACAGAACAATGTGATTGTGAAAGGACAGATTAAAGGAGTGGAATCGGGGCGCCTGTATATGCTGGCGCCGGTTTCCGAAAACCGGGTGGATACGTTGGGCACTGCCCTTTTCCAAGCCCCCGATTTTGTATTGGAGGGTAGGTGTGACGAACCGGTGGTGGCACATATCGTTGTTGAGAACTATTCGGGGGGATTTCCATTCATGGCAGAGCCGGGCGGTTCGTACACTGCTTTGCTTACCAATGGGCGGGAGGCCTACATCCGAGGCGGTAAGTTGCAGGATGCTTGGACGGGATACTTGAAGTATTCCACCGAACAGCGTCAGAAGATAAGCGCTATGAAGCAAAGACACCAGACGTTGGTTGCCGAAAATAAATACAGAAGTGCCAGTGCGCTGAACGATTCGATTCTACTTTTGGAGCAACAGGCAAGAAAAGAGACTTACGACTTTTTGGGGCAGCATGATGACCTGATTACAGCGCATACTTACCTGGAGAATGCACAGATGCGCGATGCAGGCGCCGAGCAATGCCGTAAAATGTACGAATCATTGGGCGAAGGTGCCAAGCAGACGCCCAGTGCCCGTATCTTGAAAGAACGTTACGAACGGATGGAGCAGACGGAGAAGGGGAGACTTGCCCCCGACTTTACGCTGACTACTCCGGAAGGCATGGAAGTGACGCTGAGCAAGGTAGCTGGAAAGGTGAAGATTCTTGATTTCTGGGCTTCGTGGTGTGGACCGTGCCGCCTGAACAATCCCGCTCTGAAAAAGGCTTACGAGGAGTATCACGATAAGGGACTGGAGATTATCAGCGTATCGCTTGACAACAAGCCGGAACGTTGGAAGGATGCTATTGCCAAAGATGGACTGACGTGGATAAACGTCTCTTCATTGAAAGGATGGAAATGCGATGTGGCACGGCTTTACAGTGTGAGCGCCGTTCCCGCCATCTTTATTCTCAACGAAGAAAACCGTATTGTCGCTACCAATCTGAGAGGAGAAAAACTGGCTAAATATTTGGAGGATAACTTAAAGTAA
- a CDS encoding TlpA disulfide reductase family protein, which yields MRRIIVSVAVGMLAGVGCLAQNGDKYVITGEMTRDSLRFTPQAVRMVYLACQSDGKEVRLDSAVVKNKTFRFEGKAPRFVEAAYLSGFDNGSVQLLLEPGNITVQPFDAHYPVSAKVSGTPSNDVMSGYYAVRGKDVQESKVRMNNLFNSLPEEVKNNPEQRMDYHGSVFNINTVMQKVVALEYLRSHLDSEAALFIIKYDIYHLFQPKTIERTLMRAVSSRLRQHPVYRELENKIKASNLKVGSPAPDIAGVTPEGKEISLSDYKGKYVLLDIWASWCGPCRREFPYLKQAMTASEANDKFVILSYSIDSKEPDWVNSIEKNELKHKNWIHFSTLKGWSSDAVSLFNVQGVPHTVLLNPKGEVVAFNLRGEEMLNKVKRIIEGVETYE from the coding sequence ATGAGAAGAATAATAGTTTCGGTTGCCGTTGGAATGTTGGCAGGTGTTGGTTGCCTGGCACAAAACGGCGACAAGTATGTCATTACTGGTGAAATGACGCGTGATTCGTTACGTTTCACCCCGCAAGCGGTCCGCATGGTTTATCTGGCGTGCCAGTCCGACGGCAAGGAAGTCAGACTGGATTCTGCCGTTGTAAAGAATAAGACCTTCCGTTTCGAGGGTAAGGCTCCCCGCTTTGTGGAAGCTGCCTATCTTTCCGGATTCGATAACGGAAGCGTGCAATTATTGCTCGAACCGGGCAACATTACGGTGCAGCCTTTTGATGCCCACTATCCTGTGTCGGCAAAGGTAAGCGGTACGCCCAGCAACGATGTGATGAGCGGCTACTATGCGGTACGTGGGAAAGATGTGCAGGAATCGAAAGTCCGCATGAACAATCTGTTCAATTCGCTGCCCGAAGAGGTGAAGAACAATCCGGAGCAGCGGATGGACTATCATGGCTCTGTGTTCAATATAAACACCGTGATGCAGAAAGTGGTGGCGCTGGAATACCTACGCAGTCACCTCGACAGTGAAGCGGCTTTGTTTATCATCAAGTATGACATCTATCACCTGTTTCAACCGAAAACGATTGAACGTACGTTGATGCGTGCCGTCTCTTCACGGTTGAGGCAGCATCCTGTCTATCGTGAGTTGGAGAATAAAATCAAGGCAAGCAATCTCAAGGTAGGCTCGCCGGCGCCCGACATCGCAGGAGTGACGCCGGAAGGCAAGGAGATATCCCTTTCCGACTATAAAGGCAAGTATGTATTGTTGGATATCTGGGCTTCGTGGTGCGGACCGTGTCGTCGCGAATTTCCTTATTTGAAGCAGGCGATGACAGCTTCGGAGGCAAACGATAAATTTGTGATACTCAGCTACTCTATCGACAGCAAAGAGCCTGATTGGGTGAACAGCATCGAAAAGAATGAGTTGAAACACAAGAACTGGATTCACTTTTCTACCTTGAAAGGATGGTCGTCCGATGCCGTGTCGCTGTTCAACGTGCAGGGTGTTCCCCACACAGTTTTGCTGAATCCGAAAGGAGAAGTGGTGGCTTTCAATCTGCGTGGCGAAGAGATGCTCAACAAGGTGAAGCGAATTATTGAGGGAGTGGAAACGTATGAATAA
- a CDS encoding TlpA disulfide reductase family protein: protein MLRKCYIAAACLIACMGGVQAQENTCVIKGRMLKDSLRHTPQRIQKIYLTQMDEYERMINVDSVKPVNGTFTFTRSLKQGEPELLYLLTGFDNGNVQLFVEPGTVEVRIPDAAFPAGGMAKGTPTNDLYNQYKEIRRLCIKEQTDTLNVWQEKHGESFNQWMSRPENQEEWVRVGAAAMVAASAAQLRFLLEHNDSPLVPLMLEKEVYPTLSKAYVQRMLKSLSPKLKKHPYYRSFSNVVRAQELKVGGELPDITLPLVEGGRKTLEDFKGKYVLLDFWASWCGPCRREIPYLIQLYNETQADRDRFVIVSFSLDNKEKDWKNAIRTHQMDKEEWAHASDLLGWGSPAARMLGVTAVPKTILIDPEGRVISFSLRGEEMVSRVKQILAGAPAFGEGDGKEEEKK, encoded by the coding sequence ATGTTACGCAAGTGCTATATAGCCGCAGCCTGCCTGATAGCTTGTATGGGTGGGGTGCAGGCACAAGAGAATACGTGTGTCATCAAAGGACGTATGCTGAAAGATTCGCTGCGCCATACGCCGCAACGGATACAGAAAATTTACCTGACGCAGATGGACGAGTACGAACGCATGATCAATGTCGATTCCGTGAAGCCGGTGAACGGTACTTTCACCTTTACACGTTCTCTGAAACAGGGCGAGCCGGAATTGCTTTATTTACTGACCGGCTTCGACAACGGCAACGTGCAACTGTTTGTGGAGCCGGGTACGGTGGAAGTGCGTATTCCGGATGCCGCTTTTCCCGCAGGAGGAATGGCAAAGGGAACACCGACTAACGACCTGTACAACCAGTATAAGGAAATCCGCCGACTTTGTATCAAGGAGCAGACCGACACCTTGAACGTGTGGCAGGAGAAGCATGGAGAGTCGTTCAATCAATGGATGAGCCGACCCGAAAATCAGGAAGAGTGGGTACGTGTCGGTGCGGCGGCAATGGTTGCCGCTTCCGCAGCGCAACTCCGTTTTCTGCTCGAACACAACGATTCGCCGTTGGTGCCTTTGATGCTGGAGAAAGAGGTTTACCCGACATTGAGCAAGGCCTACGTGCAGCGTATGCTGAAATCCTTGTCGCCTAAGTTGAAGAAGCACCCGTATTACCGTTCGTTCAGCAACGTAGTGCGTGCGCAGGAGTTGAAAGTAGGCGGCGAGTTGCCCGACATCACGCTTCCTCTTGTTGAAGGCGGACGCAAGACGCTGGAAGATTTCAAAGGAAAATATGTGTTGCTGGACTTTTGGGCTTCGTGGTGCGGTCCCTGTCGCCGGGAGATTCCCTACCTCATACAGTTGTACAATGAAACGCAGGCCGACCGTGACCGTTTTGTGATTGTCAGTTTCTCTTTGGACAACAAAGAGAAGGACTGGAAGAACGCTATCCGCACGCATCAGATGGACAAGGAGGAGTGGGCACACGCTTCCGATCTCTTGGGATGGGGTTCGCCCGCCGCCCGTATGCTGGGAGTGACGGCAGTGCCCAAGACCATCCTGATTGACCCCGAAGGAAGAGTCATTTCCTTCTCCCTGCGTGGCGAGGAAATGGTGAGCCGTGTGAAGCAGATTTTAGCAGGTGCCCCCGCTTTCGGCGAAGGTGACGGCAAGGAAGAGGAGAAGAAATAA